A window from Dethiosulfovibrio russensis encodes these proteins:
- the lysA gene encoding diaminopimelate decarboxylase — protein sequence MSGMVFDGCDVTELAERFGTPLYVMSETELRRRMRAVKRAFSERYEDVEVLYAGKAFLPRAMCALVKSEGLGLDVVSSGEIHTAVSVGFPMERAYFHGNNKTAEDMAMAMDVGVGRFVVDNRDELDLLASMAEERKTEVSVLFRLAPGVSGDTHRYIQTAHTDCKFGMPLLGEGLRDCVETAMKAPYVKLLGFHFHVGSQLMENRAYLEALEVLGDLMKTLREEIGFETKELNVGGGIGIPYGKDQREVDLDSFLGCIVETAERICSERRMPRPKLVIEPGRWIAGPSGITLYRVGTVKEIPGIRTYVSVDGGMADNPRPSLYQAEYRCVLANRMDDPADSVVTVAGRCCESGDILIKDAELPLPERGDVVAVFDTGAYNFSMASGYNRLKRPAVVLVKDGEARCIVERQSFDDLIKGESVPEDLL from the coding sequence ATGAGCGGTATGGTTTTCGACGGGTGCGACGTGACCGAGTTGGCCGAGAGGTTCGGCACGCCCCTTTACGTGATGTCCGAGACGGAGCTAAGGCGGAGGATGAGGGCGGTCAAGAGGGCCTTTTCCGAGAGGTACGAAGACGTGGAAGTTCTCTACGCAGGCAAGGCCTTTCTGCCCAGGGCGATGTGCGCCCTGGTGAAGTCCGAGGGGTTGGGGCTGGACGTGGTTTCCTCCGGCGAGATCCATACGGCGGTGAGCGTCGGTTTCCCCATGGAGCGGGCCTATTTTCACGGCAACAACAAGACCGCCGAGGACATGGCTATGGCCATGGACGTCGGAGTGGGACGTTTCGTGGTGGACAACCGGGACGAGCTGGACCTTTTGGCCAGTATGGCCGAGGAAAGGAAGACAGAGGTCTCCGTGCTGTTCCGCCTGGCTCCCGGGGTCAGCGGCGACACCCATCGCTATATCCAGACGGCCCACACGGACTGCAAGTTCGGTATGCCCCTTCTGGGTGAGGGACTGAGGGACTGCGTCGAGACGGCTATGAAGGCTCCCTACGTTAAGCTGCTGGGGTTCCACTTCCACGTAGGGTCCCAGCTGATGGAGAACAGGGCCTATCTGGAGGCCCTGGAGGTTCTGGGAGATCTTATGAAAACCCTAAGAGAGGAGATCGGCTTCGAGACTAAAGAGCTCAACGTCGGAGGGGGCATAGGCATACCCTACGGCAAGGATCAAAGAGAGGTGGACCTGGACTCCTTCCTGGGCTGCATAGTTGAGACCGCCGAGAGGATCTGTTCCGAGAGACGGATGCCAAGGCCCAAGTTGGTGATAGAGCCGGGCAGATGGATAGCCGGTCCGTCTGGCATAACCCTGTACCGGGTCGGTACGGTAAAGGAGATACCGGGGATAAGGACCTACGTCAGCGTCGACGGAGGCATGGCGGACAACCCCAGGCCCTCCCTGTATCAGGCCGAGTATCGATGTGTTCTGGCGAACAGGATGGACGATCCGGCCGATTCGGTGGTGACGGTGGCAGGCAGATGCTGCGAGTCCGGCGATATCCTGATAAAGGACGCCGAGCTGCCTCTCCCCGAAAGGGGCGACGTCGTGGCGGTATTCGACACAGGAGCCTATAACTTTTCCATGGCGAGCGGATACAACAGGCTCAAACGCCCGGCGGTGGTTCTGGTCAAAGACGGCGAGGCACGGTGCATCGTTGAGCGTCAGTCCTTCGACGATCTGATAAAAGGCGAATCGGTTCCGGAGGATTTGCTTTGA
- a CDS encoding M20/M25/M40 family metallo-hydrolase, producing MENRIRELLLDLCSVKSVSGTSGESEMGWRIHSILAKLSCFSGERSGNLKTIDCDGRPAVLAFMEASGGSSVTLGLTGHFDVVSASVYGDFAEVAFDPERITADIAMRELSESVRKDLDEGWLFGRGTADMKCGLAVHMALMEKWDREGAPCNVLFLAVPDEENLSLGMRKAVPEVARFLEERGLSVSAWVNGEPTVGAKGSSWPVHRGSIGKAMGFVLSVGVGSHVGEFFKGISAVQIAGQINSHLEGGPESADRLGDLIFPPAACLGLEALRDGYSVTLYDRVMARYNLLYCSRSPEELLKVLLSSAREGLARAIDLTSWSARKLGGSLSLPESQVMTLSELRKVAGEADPVGGNVSGSPVDVAAAEVLSLLDKSGLEGPMAVVGFLPPLYPPTVAVDDEAEGRLDRALAAVFDLARERGYEPAREPIFEGISDLSYLGRAVGNGDMSVLKENMAGWGDLYDVPFEAMKAVQAPVCNLGPFGKDVHKATERLEPHFAFSVLPDLVERLAVELARSRA from the coding sequence ATGGAAAATCGAATAAGAGAACTGCTGTTGGATCTATGTTCGGTTAAGAGCGTGTCCGGAACGTCCGGCGAGTCGGAAATGGGGTGGAGAATCCATTCCATTTTGGCTAAGTTGTCCTGTTTCTCCGGCGAGAGGTCGGGGAACCTGAAAACGATAGACTGTGACGGTCGCCCCGCCGTGCTGGCCTTTATGGAGGCGTCCGGCGGATCTTCCGTCACGTTGGGGCTGACCGGGCATTTCGACGTGGTCAGCGCCTCCGTTTACGGTGACTTTGCCGAGGTGGCCTTCGATCCCGAAAGAATAACAGCCGATATCGCCATGAGGGAGCTTTCCGAGTCGGTCCGGAAGGATCTGGACGAGGGATGGCTTTTCGGGCGGGGAACCGCCGATATGAAGTGTGGCCTGGCCGTCCATATGGCGCTGATGGAAAAGTGGGATCGTGAGGGCGCCCCCTGTAACGTGCTGTTTCTGGCGGTCCCCGACGAGGAGAACCTGTCTCTCGGCATGAGAAAGGCCGTTCCCGAGGTAGCCCGTTTTCTGGAGGAAAGGGGCCTGAGCGTGTCGGCCTGGGTCAACGGAGAGCCCACAGTAGGTGCCAAGGGCTCTAGCTGGCCGGTTCACCGTGGGTCCATAGGCAAGGCCATGGGTTTCGTCCTTTCCGTGGGGGTGGGATCCCATGTGGGAGAGTTCTTCAAGGGAATAAGCGCCGTTCAGATAGCAGGTCAGATAAACTCCCATCTGGAGGGAGGCCCCGAGTCGGCTGATCGGTTGGGCGATCTGATTTTTCCTCCCGCCGCCTGTCTGGGACTGGAGGCGTTGAGGGACGGTTACTCCGTTACACTCTACGACAGGGTGATGGCCCGTTATAACCTTCTCTACTGTTCCCGTTCTCCCGAGGAGCTTTTGAAGGTTCTCCTGAGCTCCGCCAGAGAGGGGCTGGCCAGGGCGATAGATCTGACCTCATGGTCCGCCAGAAAACTGGGCGGCAGCCTGTCCCTTCCGGAGTCGCAGGTGATGACCCTTTCCGAGCTGAGAAAGGTCGCAGGAGAGGCCGATCCCGTCGGAGGGAACGTCTCGGGCTCCCCGGTAGACGTCGCCGCGGCGGAGGTGCTGTCTCTTCTGGACAAAAGCGGTCTGGAGGGGCCAATGGCGGTCGTAGGCTTTCTGCCTCCGTTATATCCTCCAACCGTGGCGGTCGACGACGAAGCCGAAGGGCGGTTGGATCGAGCTCTGGCGGCGGTGTTCGACCTCGCCAGGGAGAGGGGATACGAACCTGCGAGGGAGCCGATTTTCGAGGGCATCTCCGATCTAAGTTATCTCGGTCGTGCCGTCGGGAACGGCGATATGTCCGTCCTGAAGGAGAACATGGCGGGATGGGGCGATCTCTACGACGTGCCCTTCGAGGCCATGAAGGCGGTGCAGGCCCCGGTCTGCAACCTGGGACCCTTCGGCAAGGACGTACACAAGGCCACCGAGAGGCTGGAGCCCCACTTCGCCTTCTCCGTCCTGCCCGACCTGGTGGAGAGACTGGCAGTGGAGTTGGCTCGGTCCAGGGCTTGA
- the arcD gene encoding arginine-ornithine antiporter has translation MSDDRKLGFFALVALVVGSMIGGGVFSLPSDIAQGAHPGAILLGWLITGVGMISLALVYQSLASRKPDLDGGVYSYARAGFGEYIGFNSAWGYWISAWLGTVAFITLLFGAIGYFFPVFGEGNNLASILGGSLILWGVHFLALRGVREAALVNLVTTIAKLVPLIVFLVLVTLGFKADLFSSDFWGTGGAFEWSSVMAQVKSTMMVTLWVFIGIEGAVVVSGRAKNRKDVGTATLVGLVGTLIIYVLVSITSLGVMARGDLVGLPNPTTAYILESVVGPWGATLINLGLIVSLLGAILGWTLLAAETPYVAAKDGVLPRLFAKENANGAPVASLWITNGLIQIFLVLILFSSGTYQAVYTIASAAILIPYMFSALYQFKLVVTGETYGPEESRVGDLAIGAIASVYSFWLIYAAGLDYLLMCAVLYAPGAFFFWKAKYESGKSAFSPSNFLISGGLSVAAVLALTLMYKGVISPL, from the coding sequence ATGTCCGACGATAGAAAACTGGGCTTTTTCGCCCTCGTGGCTTTGGTCGTGGGGTCGATGATCGGTGGAGGGGTTTTCAGCCTCCCCTCCGACATCGCCCAAGGAGCTCATCCGGGAGCTATTCTGTTAGGATGGCTCATCACAGGCGTTGGTATGATCTCTCTCGCCTTGGTGTATCAGAGCCTGGCGTCCAGAAAGCCCGATCTGGACGGCGGAGTCTACAGCTATGCCAGGGCCGGTTTCGGCGAGTATATAGGGTTCAACTCGGCCTGGGGGTATTGGATAAGCGCCTGGTTGGGAACCGTGGCCTTCATAACCCTGCTGTTCGGCGCAATAGGATATTTCTTCCCCGTCTTCGGAGAGGGAAACAACCTCGCCTCGATTCTAGGAGGTTCTTTGATCCTGTGGGGAGTCCATTTTCTGGCCCTCAGAGGCGTTAGGGAGGCGGCTTTGGTCAATCTGGTGACCACTATAGCCAAGCTGGTTCCCCTTATCGTTTTCTTGGTCCTGGTCACCCTGGGCTTCAAGGCCGACCTCTTCAGCTCCGATTTCTGGGGCACCGGAGGGGCCTTCGAGTGGAGTTCCGTCATGGCTCAGGTCAAGAGCACTATGATGGTGACCCTCTGGGTGTTCATAGGCATAGAGGGGGCGGTCGTCGTCTCCGGAAGGGCCAAGAACCGCAAGGACGTCGGGACCGCGACTCTGGTCGGTCTGGTCGGGACCTTGATAATCTACGTCCTCGTTTCGATCACGTCTCTAGGGGTTATGGCCCGTGGAGATCTGGTGGGGCTGCCAAATCCCACCACCGCCTATATACTGGAGTCCGTCGTGGGGCCCTGGGGCGCCACCTTGATAAATCTGGGGCTGATAGTGTCCCTCCTGGGAGCCATCCTCGGCTGGACCCTCCTGGCCGCCGAGACTCCCTACGTGGCGGCGAAGGACGGCGTTCTTCCCAGGCTTTTCGCCAAGGAGAACGCCAACGGAGCCCCCGTCGCCTCTCTGTGGATAACGAACGGTCTGATTCAGATTTTTCTGGTGTTGATCCTCTTCTCCAGCGGGACATATCAGGCGGTGTATACCATAGCCAGTGCTGCCATCCTCATACCCTATATGTTCAGTGCTCTGTACCAGTTCAAGCTGGTCGTCACAGGCGAGACCTACGGTCCGGAAGAGTCTCGTGTCGGCGATCTCGCGATAGGGGCGATAGCCTCGGTTTACTCCTTCTGGCTGATCTACGCCGCTGGGCTGGACTATCTCTTGATGTGTGCCGTACTTTACGCTCCGGGGGCTTTTTTCTTCTGGAAGGCAAAGTACGAGTCGGGGAAGTCGGCTTTCTCTCCATCGAACTTCCTGATATCCGGAGGTCTGTCCGTCGCCGCCGTTTTGGCCCTGACCCTGATGTACAAAGGGGTCATAAGTCCTCTGTAG